Proteins from a genomic interval of Pseudomonas asplenii:
- a CDS encoding LysR family transcriptional regulator, whose protein sequence is MELRHLRYFKVLAETLNFTRAAHLLHMAQPPLSRQISQLEEQLGTLLVVRERPLRLTEAGRFFYEQTCTVLQQLESISDNTRRIGQGQRQWLGIGFAPSTLYTVLPDLIRELRQDSELELGLSEMITLQQVEALKCGRIDIGFGRIRIDDPAIHQQVLCEDPLVAVLPKGHSLAGNPLSLAQLAGEAFILYPANPRPSYADHVMALFAHHGMSIRVSQWANELQTAIGLVAVGVGVTLVPASVQQQHRTDIEYVSLLDRNAVSPIILSRRKGDVSPIVQRCLALIYAQAITDGTGPLPV, encoded by the coding sequence ATGGAGCTTCGCCACCTGCGTTACTTCAAGGTCCTGGCCGAAACCCTCAACTTTACCCGCGCCGCGCACCTGCTACATATGGCTCAGCCGCCGCTGAGCCGGCAGATCAGCCAGCTCGAAGAGCAGCTCGGCACCCTGCTGGTGGTACGCGAACGTCCGCTGCGGCTGACCGAGGCGGGTCGGTTCTTCTATGAGCAGACCTGCACCGTGCTGCAGCAGTTGGAGAGCATCAGCGACAATACTCGCCGCATCGGTCAGGGTCAGCGCCAATGGCTGGGCATCGGCTTTGCCCCCTCCACCCTGTACACCGTGCTACCGGATCTGATCCGCGAGCTGCGTCAGGATAGCGAGCTGGAGCTGGGCTTGAGCGAGATGATCACCCTGCAGCAGGTGGAGGCGCTTAAATGCGGACGCATTGATATCGGCTTCGGGCGCATTCGCATCGATGACCCGGCCATTCACCAGCAGGTGTTGTGCGAAGACCCGCTGGTTGCCGTACTGCCCAAGGGGCATTCGCTGGCGGGTAATCCGCTCAGCCTCGCGCAACTGGCTGGCGAGGCGTTCATTCTCTACCCGGCTAATCCTCGGCCCAGTTATGCCGACCATGTAATGGCCCTCTTCGCTCACCACGGCATGAGCATTCGCGTCAGCCAGTGGGCCAACGAGCTGCAAACCGCCATAGGGCTGGTGGCGGTCGGAGTGGGAGTGACCCTGGTACCGGCGTCGGTTCAACAGCAGCACCGCACCGATATAGAGTACGTCAGCCTGCTCGACCGCAATGCGGTCAGCCCGATTATCCTCAGTCGGCGCAAAGGCGATGTGAGCCCGATCGTACAGCGCTGCCTGGCATTGATTTACGCGCAGGCCATTACAGATGGAACCGGCCCACTTCCTGTTTGA
- a CDS encoding muconate cycloisomerase family protein, which produces MTNALIEDINAIIVDLPTIRPHKLAMHTMQQQTLVVLRVRCSDGVVGIGEATTIGGLAYGYESPEGIKANIDKHLAPALIGLPADNINAAMLKLDKLAKGNTFAKSGIETALLDAQGKRLGLPVSELLGGRVRDSLEVAWTLASGNTARDIAEAQHMLEIRRHRVFKLKIGANPVEQDLKHVVAIKRELGDSASVRVDVNQYWDESQAIRACQVLGDNGIDLIEQPISRINRSGQVRLTQRSPAPIMADESIESVEDAFSLAADGAASIFALKIAKNGGPRAVLRTAHIAEAAGIALYGGTMLEGSIGTLASAHAFLTLRQLTWGTELFGPLLLTEEIVNEPPRYHDFHLHIPRTPGLGLTLDEQRLERFARR; this is translated from the coding sequence ATGACCAACGCACTGATTGAAGACATAAACGCAATTATCGTCGATCTGCCGACCATCCGTCCGCACAAATTGGCCATGCACACCATGCAGCAGCAAACCCTTGTGGTATTGCGCGTGCGCTGCAGCGATGGCGTGGTCGGCATCGGTGAGGCCACCACCATCGGCGGCCTGGCCTATGGCTACGAAAGCCCAGAGGGGATCAAGGCCAATATCGACAAGCACCTGGCGCCAGCGTTGATCGGCCTGCCGGCAGACAATATCAACGCCGCCATGCTCAAGCTGGACAAACTGGCCAAGGGCAACACCTTTGCCAAGTCGGGTATCGAGACGGCCTTGCTCGACGCCCAGGGCAAGCGCCTGGGGCTGCCGGTCAGTGAGCTGCTGGGTGGGCGGGTGCGTGACAGCCTCGAGGTCGCCTGGACCCTGGCCAGCGGTAATACCGCCCGTGACATCGCCGAAGCCCAGCATATGCTGGAAATCCGCCGTCACCGGGTATTCAAGCTGAAGATCGGTGCCAACCCGGTAGAGCAAGACCTCAAGCATGTGGTGGCGATCAAGCGCGAGCTGGGCGACAGCGCCAGCGTGCGGGTCGATGTGAACCAGTACTGGGACGAGTCCCAGGCTATCCGCGCCTGCCAGGTGCTTGGCGACAACGGTATCGACCTCATCGAGCAGCCTATCTCGCGCATCAACCGCAGCGGTCAGGTGCGCCTTACCCAACGCAGTCCCGCGCCGATCATGGCCGACGAATCGATCGAAAGCGTCGAAGACGCCTTCAGCCTGGCCGCCGATGGCGCTGCGAGCATTTTCGCCTTGAAAATAGCCAAGAACGGCGGACCGCGCGCTGTGCTGCGTACCGCGCACATCGCTGAAGCCGCCGGTATCGCCTTATATGGCGGCACGATGCTCGAAGGCTCCATCGGTACCCTGGCCTCGGCCCATGCCTTTCTCACCCTGCGCCAATTGACCTGGGGCACCGAGCTATTCGGCCCATTGCTGTTGACCGAAGAAATCGTCAACGAGCCGCCACGCTATCACGACTTCCATCTGCATATTCCACGTACCCCGGGCCTTGGCCTGACCCTGGACGAGCAGCGCCTGGAGCGCTTCGCCCGCCGCTGA
- the catC gene encoding muconolactone Delta-isomerase, protein MLFHVKMTVKLPLDMEPAKATRLKADEKELAQRLQREGTWRHLWRIAGHYANYSVFDVPSVEALHDTLMQLPLFPYMDIEVNGLCRHPSSIHSDDR, encoded by the coding sequence ATGCTGTTCCACGTGAAGATGACCGTAAAACTGCCGCTCGACATGGAGCCGGCCAAGGCCACTCGCCTCAAGGCCGATGAAAAGGAACTGGCCCAGCGCCTGCAGCGCGAGGGGACTTGGCGCCACCTGTGGCGCATTGCCGGGCATTACGCCAATTACAGTGTGTTCGATGTGCCCAGCGTCGAGGCGCTGCACGATACCTTGATGCAGTTGCCGCTGTTTCCTTACATGGACATCGAGGTGAACGGCCTGTGCCGACATCCTTCCTCGATTCACAGCGACGACCGCTGA
- a CDS encoding methyl-accepting chemotaxis protein: protein MYSKLSISQKLYLSFAIIVVLLGILVLSAYRGFGQVDNAINSNVHSYQVLTQSQIALEQLINIETGMRGFAITGKDSFLEPQIAGEAKFSSSLAALKALTIDNAEQQKRLASLAQLQTRWLDDDIHSIIAQRRQLTQSGNSDDALTQRISSGADKAKMDGMRGILAELSQAEESLLAIRTQEMNDAKDHAIMILVVGGLTAAFLAIILAYGLGRTTRARLQLAIDAATAVAEGRLDTVIDTSSSDELPKAFDRMQTRLREMIQQINQAATQLVESVQQISGASQQLSGAVSEQSNSASAMAATVEELTVSINHVSNNAGEAGGLAQRSGQQSLDGSTVIQNTLTSMNGIAKTVQHASSKVSELGQHSEQISTIISVIQGIADQTNLLALNAAIEAARAGEQGRGFAVVADEVRLLAQNTGKSTKEIASMIDKIQTGVRETVESMRSGVMEVSQGVEMAESAGKAITEISESSGQVLVVVEQISLALREQTVASQDVARNVERSAQMAEQNNLSVQDLMRTSSDLNQLALGLKQEVGRFHL from the coding sequence ATGTATAGCAAACTCAGTATTTCCCAAAAGCTCTACCTCAGCTTCGCCATCATCGTGGTACTGCTAGGTATCCTGGTCCTCAGCGCCTATCGTGGTTTTGGGCAGGTCGACAACGCAATCAACAGCAATGTTCACAGTTACCAGGTGTTAACTCAGTCCCAGATTGCCCTTGAGCAGTTGATCAATATCGAAACCGGCATGCGCGGCTTCGCCATTACTGGCAAGGACAGCTTTCTTGAACCTCAGATCGCTGGCGAAGCCAAGTTTTCCAGCAGCTTGGCGGCGTTAAAAGCACTGACAATCGATAACGCCGAGCAACAGAAACGACTGGCTTCATTGGCACAGTTACAAACACGTTGGCTGGACGACGACATTCATTCGATCATTGCGCAACGGCGTCAACTGACACAGAGTGGCAACTCCGATGACGCCCTCACTCAGCGCATAAGCAGTGGCGCCGACAAAGCCAAAATGGATGGCATGCGCGGCATCCTGGCAGAACTGTCGCAGGCCGAAGAATCGCTGTTGGCAATCCGGACTCAAGAGATGAACGACGCCAAGGATCACGCGATTATGATTCTGGTGGTCGGTGGTTTGACCGCTGCCTTTTTGGCAATCATCCTGGCCTATGGTTTAGGCCGTACCACTCGCGCCCGCCTGCAATTGGCGATAGACGCGGCGACGGCAGTTGCCGAAGGTCGACTGGACACCGTGATTGATACCAGCAGCAGCGATGAACTGCCCAAGGCATTCGATCGTATGCAAACTCGCCTACGGGAAATGATCCAGCAGATCAATCAAGCCGCCACTCAATTGGTTGAGTCCGTGCAGCAGATCTCCGGGGCTTCGCAGCAGCTGTCCGGCGCGGTAAGTGAACAATCAAACTCAGCATCCGCGATGGCGGCCACGGTTGAAGAACTGACGGTCAGTATCAACCATGTATCCAATAACGCGGGCGAAGCCGGTGGACTCGCTCAGCGCTCTGGTCAGCAATCGCTGGATGGGTCCACCGTTATCCAGAACACACTGACCAGCATGAACGGTATTGCGAAGACCGTGCAGCATGCGTCCAGCAAAGTGTCCGAGTTGGGCCAGCATTCCGAGCAGATATCGACCATCATCAGCGTCATTCAGGGCATTGCCGATCAAACCAATCTCCTTGCCCTCAACGCTGCCATTGAGGCTGCTCGGGCCGGTGAGCAAGGCCGCGGCTTTGCCGTAGTGGCCGATGAGGTACGGTTGCTGGCGCAGAACACTGGCAAATCGACCAAGGAAATTGCCAGCATGATCGACAAGATCCAGACCGGTGTCCGCGAGACGGTGGAGAGTATGCGCAGCGGTGTGATGGAGGTCAGCCAGGGAGTGGAAATGGCGGAATCGGCTGGCAAGGCGATTACCGAAATCAGTGAAAGCTCTGGCCAGGTACTCGTGGTCGTCGAACAGATTTCGCTGGCCTTGCGTGAGCAGACAGTGGCCAGTCAGGACGTCGCACGTAATGTCGAACGATCGGCACAGATGGCCGAGCAGAACAATCTGTCCGTGCAAGACCTGATGCGTACCAGCAGTGATCTGAATCAGTTGGCGCTAGGACTCAAACAGGAAGTGGGCCGGTTCCATCTGTAA
- a CDS encoding cytochrome b — MSSTNQKTIDRYPTSLRLLHWARAVLIAGLLWVGWHMTGLNDEVASKYTLYYPWHKSFGVLTFLLVLAQIALRWRTPILPKPPLTLAAHERFFSQLVQRAMYVLIVIVPLMGYSMSSTYTLSDGVFFFGVNLPELLAKNDDWFVVFQWLHKVCAYTLLVLILVHITGALKHRFFDKDPRNDVLRRML; from the coding sequence ATGAGCTCCACAAATCAAAAAACCATTGATCGGTATCCGACGTCCCTGCGGCTTTTGCATTGGGCACGTGCCGTGCTGATTGCAGGTCTGCTCTGGGTGGGCTGGCATATGACCGGACTGAATGATGAAGTGGCGAGCAAATACACGCTTTATTACCCTTGGCACAAATCCTTCGGCGTGTTGACGTTTCTGCTCGTCCTGGCGCAGATCGCCCTGCGCTGGCGAACCCCGATCCTGCCCAAGCCGCCACTCACGCTGGCCGCACATGAGCGATTTTTTTCGCAACTGGTGCAGCGTGCCATGTATGTGCTGATCGTGATCGTGCCGTTGATGGGCTACTCGATGTCGAGTACCTACACCCTGAGTGATGGGGTGTTCTTTTTCGGGGTGAACCTGCCGGAGCTTCTGGCGAAAAATGACGATTGGTTCGTCGTCTTCCAGTGGCTGCACAAAGTCTGTGCCTACACCCTGCTGGTACTGATCCTGGTGCATATCACGGGTGCCCTCAAGCACCGCTTTTTCGACAAGGACCCTCGCAACGATGTGCTTCGCCGCATGCTTTGA
- a CDS encoding aldehyde dehydrogenase family protein yields MTQHLNHFIEGASCESSDGHRIELVNPVTEQVYGSSARGTAADVDRAVSAALAQLERGAWRQLDGAQRGRLLLKLADLVERDAEYLADLDADTIGRSPLEPRRMDLPNVLANLRAAAGWANQLEGRTIPSGGYFGTPTLSYTVREPVGVVGAIVPWNSPLMITVWKLAALLAAGCTVVIKPSEETPQSALHLAALAKEAGFPDGVINVVTGYGTEVGRALCEHPHIAKISFTGSPEAGREIQRTAGVLFKHVSLELGGKSPQIVFDDASFDDALRGCSLGLFANQGQICAAGSRILVQRHIAERFAAALADAARAVKVGDPRQPGVQMGPVAKKAQFDRVNRYIQLGIDQGASLLAGGVSSPEQGWFVRPTIFANARNDMAIARDEIFGPVGTLITFDSEEEAIALANDSSYGLAATVWTTDLVRAHRVAAAMKVGAVGINCWSPLDANLPWGGVKTSGIGREGGFGGALAYTEEKVVTVLVPT; encoded by the coding sequence ATGACTCAGCACTTGAATCACTTCATCGAAGGCGCATCCTGCGAATCCTCCGACGGTCATCGCATCGAGCTCGTCAACCCCGTGACAGAACAGGTGTACGGCAGCTCCGCGCGCGGCACGGCTGCGGACGTGGACCGAGCCGTGAGCGCAGCGCTCGCTCAACTGGAGCGTGGCGCCTGGCGCCAGCTCGATGGTGCCCAACGCGGTCGCCTGCTGTTGAAACTGGCTGACCTGGTCGAACGTGATGCCGAGTACCTGGCCGATCTGGACGCCGACACCATCGGCCGCTCACCGCTCGAACCACGTCGAATGGACCTGCCCAACGTGCTCGCCAACCTGCGCGCTGCAGCCGGCTGGGCCAACCAGCTTGAAGGACGCACCATTCCCAGTGGCGGCTACTTCGGCACCCCGACCCTCTCCTACACGGTGCGCGAGCCCGTGGGCGTGGTCGGTGCCATCGTTCCCTGGAACTCACCACTGATGATTACCGTCTGGAAGCTTGCGGCTTTGCTGGCTGCTGGTTGCACCGTGGTCATCAAGCCCTCGGAAGAAACACCACAGTCGGCCTTGCACCTGGCCGCACTGGCTAAGGAAGCGGGTTTCCCGGACGGCGTGATCAACGTGGTCACCGGCTACGGCACGGAGGTCGGCCGGGCTTTGTGCGAGCATCCGCACATCGCCAAGATCAGCTTCACCGGCAGCCCCGAAGCCGGGCGTGAGATCCAGCGTACCGCCGGAGTGCTGTTCAAGCACGTCTCACTGGAACTGGGCGGCAAGAGTCCACAGATCGTCTTCGACGATGCCTCCTTCGACGATGCACTGCGCGGCTGCTCGCTCGGTCTGTTCGCCAACCAGGGCCAGATTTGTGCCGCCGGCTCACGCATTCTCGTACAACGCCACATCGCAGAGCGTTTCGCCGCAGCACTTGCCGATGCGGCACGCGCCGTCAAGGTCGGCGACCCTCGCCAACCCGGCGTACAGATGGGGCCGGTGGCCAAGAAAGCGCAGTTCGATCGAGTCAATCGTTATATTCAACTGGGTATCGACCAAGGCGCCTCGCTACTGGCCGGTGGCGTATCGTCCCCTGAGCAGGGCTGGTTTGTCCGGCCGACGATCTTCGCCAATGCACGCAACGATATGGCGATTGCCCGGGATGAAATCTTCGGACCGGTCGGCACGCTGATCACGTTTGACAGCGAAGAGGAAGCGATCGCTCTGGCCAACGACTCCAGCTATGGCCTGGCGGCCACGGTATGGACCACTGACCTGGTGCGAGCGCACCGCGTCGCGGCGGCGATGAAGGTCGGTGCCGTCGGTATCAACTGCTGGAGTCCGCTGGACGCCAACCTGCCCTGGGGCGGCGTCAAGACCAGTGGTATTGGCCGTGAAGGCGGATTCGGCGGCGCACTGGCCTACACCGAGGAGAAGGTTGTCACGGTATTGGTGCCCACCTGA
- the catA gene encoding catechol 1,2-dioxygenase produces MTVKISQTAEIQSFFKEVAGLNHAEGNPRFKQIILRVLQDTARLIEDLEITEDEFWHAVDYLNRLGGRNEAGLLAAGLGIEHFLDLLQDAKDTEAGLTGGTPRTIEGPLYVAGAPLTQGEARMDDGVSPGEVMFLQGQVFDADGKPLAGAVVDVWHANTQGTYSYFDSTQSEYNLRRRIVTDAEGRYRARSIVPSGYGCDPRGPTQECLNQLGRHGQRPAHVHFFISAPGHRHLTTQINFAGDQYLWDDFAYATRDGLIGDLRFVEDAAAARDRGVQGERFAELAFDFHLQAAKAPEAEARSHRPRALQDA; encoded by the coding sequence ATGACCGTGAAAATTTCCCAAACTGCCGAGATTCAATCGTTCTTCAAGGAAGTGGCGGGGCTGAACCATGCCGAAGGCAACCCGCGCTTCAAGCAGATCATCCTGCGCGTGTTGCAGGACACCGCGCGGCTGATCGAAGACCTGGAAATCACCGAGGATGAGTTCTGGCATGCAGTCGACTACCTCAATCGCCTGGGTGGCCGTAACGAGGCCGGCCTGCTGGCGGCGGGCCTGGGCATCGAGCATTTCCTCGATCTGCTGCAGGACGCCAAAGACACTGAAGCCGGCCTGACCGGCGGCACCCCGCGTACGATCGAAGGCCCGTTGTATGTGGCCGGTGCGCCGCTGACGCAAGGCGAAGCGCGCATGGACGATGGTGTCTCCCCGGGCGAGGTCATGTTCCTCCAGGGCCAGGTGTTCGATGCCGACGGCAAGCCGCTGGCCGGTGCCGTTGTCGATGTCTGGCACGCCAATACCCAGGGTACCTACTCGTACTTCGACTCGACCCAGTCCGAGTACAATCTGCGCCGACGTATCGTCACGGATGCCGAGGGCCGTTACCGTGCGCGCTCCATCGTGCCGTCGGGTTATGGCTGCGACCCTCGCGGGCCGACCCAGGAGTGCCTGAATCAGCTCGGCCGCCACGGTCAGCGCCCGGCGCACGTGCACTTCTTTATCTCGGCGCCGGGGCACCGTCACTTGACCACGCAGATCAACTTTGCCGGTGACCAGTACCTGTGGGATGACTTTGCCTATGCCACCCGTGACGGGCTGATCGGTGATCTGCGTTTTGTCGAGGATGCGGCGGCGGCGCGTGACCGTGGCGTGCAAGGCGAACGTTTTGCCGAGCTGGCGTTCGACTTCCACTTGCAGGCCGCCAAGGCGCCGGAGGCCGAAGCGCGTAGCCATCGTCCACGTGCGTTACAGGATGCCTGA
- a CDS encoding alginate lyase family protein has protein sequence MIAPCALASTFVHPGALHTQADFDRMKTQVTRQAQPWADGWSVLIRNPHASLNWKPRAQSVIYRGYNGTDKENYSLLFNDAAAAYALALRWKISGDITYAENSIAILDAWGKTLTRIDGTSDKFLASGIYGYQLANAAEIMRTYPGWPAQDFDRFKRMMLTVFYPMNHDFLTHHNGARIDHYWANWDLANMDSLIAIGILTDRRDLYDEAIEYFKHGEGNGALDHVVWKLYPQGLGQTQESGRDQGHNTLNAAELGAFCQMAWSQGDDLYGYEDNRVLKGIEYIAKYNLGQDVPYTPYHNSDVTQNVIADKGRGDTRPVWELFYNHYVVLKGLKAPYVTAAAEKVRPEGGGGNYGPNSGGYDQLGYGTLTYTLKAKP, from the coding sequence TTGATCGCACCCTGCGCCCTGGCCAGCACCTTCGTTCATCCGGGCGCTCTGCATACCCAGGCAGACTTCGATCGCATGAAGACCCAGGTGACCCGACAGGCGCAGCCATGGGCCGATGGCTGGAGCGTACTGATCAGGAATCCGCACGCGTCCCTGAACTGGAAACCCCGAGCCCAGAGCGTGATTTACCGGGGCTACAATGGGACCGACAAAGAGAACTACTCACTGCTGTTCAACGACGCGGCGGCGGCGTACGCCCTGGCCCTGCGCTGGAAAATAAGCGGTGACATCACCTACGCTGAGAATTCCATCGCCATTCTGGATGCCTGGGGCAAGACCCTGACCAGGATCGACGGCACCTCCGACAAGTTCCTGGCGTCCGGTATCTATGGCTATCAGCTGGCCAATGCAGCAGAAATCATGCGCACCTATCCAGGCTGGCCCGCGCAGGATTTCGACCGGTTCAAGCGCATGATGCTCACCGTGTTCTATCCGATGAACCACGACTTCCTCACCCACCACAACGGCGCCAGGATCGATCACTACTGGGCCAACTGGGACCTGGCCAACATGGACTCGCTCATCGCCATCGGCATCCTGACGGACCGTCGCGATCTCTATGACGAGGCCATCGAGTACTTCAAGCACGGCGAAGGTAATGGCGCCCTTGATCACGTCGTGTGGAAGCTCTATCCGCAGGGCCTGGGACAGACTCAGGAAAGTGGCCGCGATCAGGGCCACAACACGCTCAATGCCGCCGAGTTGGGTGCGTTCTGTCAGATGGCCTGGAGTCAGGGCGATGATCTGTACGGCTACGAGGACAACCGCGTCCTGAAAGGCATTGAGTACATAGCCAAATACAACCTGGGGCAGGACGTGCCTTATACCCCCTACCACAACAGCGACGTGACCCAGAACGTGATTGCGGACAAGGGCCGCGGCGACACCCGCCCGGTCTGGGAGCTGTTCTACAACCACTATGTGGTGCTCAAAGGCCTCAAGGCCCCCTACGTCACGGCTGCCGCCGAAAAGGTTCGGCCAGAGGGCGGTGGCGGCAACTACGGCCCCAACAGTGGCGGGTATGACCAACTGGGCTACGGCACCTTGACCTATACGCTCAAAGCAAAGCCATGA